The proteins below are encoded in one region of Juglans microcarpa x Juglans regia isolate MS1-56 chromosome 4D, Jm3101_v1.0, whole genome shotgun sequence:
- the LOC121259997 gene encoding LOW QUALITY PROTEIN: probable protein phosphatase 2C 27 (The sequence of the model RefSeq protein was modified relative to this genomic sequence to represent the inferred CDS: inserted 1 base in 1 codon), producing the protein MAAGMDLSPPFAILEGGYNNMDNVSTMEDQSSESLNNLKKMTNGKPPRHLSVMRHSMCSMRLLATAELDLDVSIISSKSPSDEKSDFLPMLRSGSCAERGPKQYMEDEHICVDNLIEHLGATADFPSPGAFYGVFDGHGGTDAASFVRHNILRFIVEDSQFPICVEKAIKSAFVKADYAFADASSLDISSGTTALTALIFGRTMIIANAGDCRAVLGRRGRAIEMSKDHKPNCTSERIRIEKLGGVIYDGYLNGQLSVARALGDWHMKGPKGSACPLSAEPELLETCLTEDDEFLIMGCDGLWDVMSSQCAVTMARKELMLHNDPERCSRELVREALKRNTCDNLTVIVVXFFFRPSPRIEIPQSRVRRSISAEGLNLLKGVLDCNS; encoded by the exons ATGGCTGCGGGTATGGATCTTTCGCCTCCATTTGCGATATTAGAAGGTGGTTACAATAACATGGATAATGTATCTACTATGGAAGATCAGAGCTCGGAGAGCttgaataatttgaaaaaaatgacaaatggAAAACCTCCACGGCATCTTTCAGTTATGCGGCATAGCATGTGCTCGATGAGGCTGCTGGCCACTGCTGAGTTG GATTTGGATGTCAGTATTATTTCCAGTAAATCTCCTTCTGATGAAAAGTCAGATTTCTTACCCATGCTCCGCTCGGGGAGCTGTGCAGAAAGAGGACCTAAACAGTACATGGAGGATGAGCACATATGTGTAGATAATCTTATTGAACATCTAGGTGCAACTGCTGACTTCCCTTCTCCTGGGGCTTTCTATGGG GTGTTTGATGGCCATGGAGGTACAGATGCAGCATCATTTGTCAGACATAACATCCTTAGATTCATAGTTGAGGACTCCCAATTCCCAATCTGTGTAGAGAAGGCAATTAAGAGTGCTTTTGTTAAAGCTGATTATGCATTTGCTGATGCCAGTTCTCTTGATATCTCCTCTGGCACCACTGCTCTAACTGCACTTATTTTTGGCAG GACAATGATAATTGCAAATGCCGGGGATTGTCGTGCAGTTCTTGGGAGGCGAGGTAGGGCAATCGAGATGTCAAAGGACCATAAACCCAATTGCACATCTGAAAGAATAAGAATTGAGAAACTTGGTGGTGTCATATATGATGGATACCTCAATGGCCAATTATCCGTGGCTCGTGCGTTAGGAGACTGGCACATGAAGGGCCCCAAAGGTTCCGCCTGCCCTTTAAGTGCAGAACCAGAGTTGCTGGAGACATGCCTGACTGAGGACGATGAGTTCTTGATAATGGGTTGCGATGGCCTGTGGGATGTAATGAGCAGCCAGTGTGCTGTCACTATGGCGAGGAAAGAATTGATGCTCCACAATGATCCTGAAAGATGCTCAAGAGAGCTGGTCAGAGAGGCACTCAAGCGCAACACCTGTGATAATTTAACGGTTATTGTGG TGTTTTTCTTCAGACCCTCCCCTCGGATAGAGATACCTCAATCCCGAGTTAGGAGGAGTATATCAGCGGAAGGATTGAATTTACTCAAAGGCGTATTGGACTGTAATTCATGA